In Streptomyces thermolilacinus SPC6, a single genomic region encodes these proteins:
- the smc gene encoding chromosome segregation protein SMC, protein MHLKALTLRGFKSFASATTLRFEPGITCVVGPNGSGKSNVVDALSWVMGEQGAKSLRGGKMEDVIFAGTTGRPPLGRAEVSLTIDNSDGALPIDYAEVTITRIMFRNGGSEYQINGDTCRLLDIQELLSDSGIGREMHVIVGQGQLDSVLHADPMGRRALIEEAAGVLKHRKRKEKALRKLDAMRANLARVQDLADELRRQLKPLGRQAAVARRAAVIQAELRDARLRLLADDLVRLREALAAELADEAALKERKERAEAELGEAAAREAALEEEVRRLAPRHQRAQHTWYELSRLAERVRGTISLADARVRSATDRPVEERRGRDPEDLEREAARVREQEAELTAALEAAERALEDTVAHRAELERALAAEERRLRDAARAIADRREGLARLTGQVGAARSRAAAAQAEIDRLTAAHDEARERAAAAQEEYERLQAEVDGLDADDAGLATAHEAAKRDLAEAEAQVTAAREAATDAERRRAATRARHDALALGLRRKDGTGALLDAADRLTGLLGPAAGLLTVEPGHEAALATALGAAADALAVTGPATAAEAIHLLRKQDAGRATLLIAAGPDTPGPRDDERPALPEGAVHAVDLVRGPDDLMPAVRRLLRDVVVVGTLQDAEHLVRARPGLTAVTGDGDLLAAHLAHGGSAGAPSLLEVQASVDEAAAELADLAVRCDELAERQEQAAEQRRARAARVEELAERRRAADREKSAVAQRLGRLAGQARGAAGEAERAAAAVARAQEALDRAAEEAEELAERLLVAQEAPADDEPDTSVRDRLSADGANARQTEMEARLQLRTHEERVKALAGRADSLDRAARAEREARARAEQRRARLRHEAEVARAVASGARQLLAHIEVSLVRAEEERSAAETAKAAREQDLAAARARGRDLKAELDKLTDSVHRGEVLGAEKRLRIEQLEARALEELGVDPAALVAEYGPDQPVPPPPNADGEPRREDGEPHDAGEPHDGPDGAPGRPFVRAEQEKRLKAAERAYQQLGKVNPLALEEFAALEARHKFLAEQLDDLKKTRADLLRVVKEVDERVEQVFTEAFSDTAREFEGVFARLFPGGEGRLVLTDPDNMLTTGVDVEARPPGKKVKRLSLLSGGERSLTAVAMLVSIFKARPSPFYVMDEVEAALDDTNLQRLIRIMQELQESSQLIVITHQKRTMEVADALYGVSMRGDGVSKVVSQRLH, encoded by the coding sequence GTGCACCTCAAGGCCCTGACCCTGCGCGGATTCAAATCCTTCGCCTCCGCCACCACCCTGCGGTTCGAACCGGGCATCACCTGCGTCGTCGGCCCCAACGGCTCCGGAAAGTCCAATGTCGTCGACGCGCTCTCCTGGGTCATGGGCGAACAGGGCGCGAAATCCCTGCGCGGCGGCAAGATGGAAGACGTGATCTTCGCCGGTACGACCGGCAGACCGCCCCTGGGACGCGCCGAGGTTTCCCTCACGATCGACAACTCCGACGGCGCCCTGCCCATCGACTACGCGGAAGTCACCATTACGCGGATCATGTTCCGCAACGGCGGCAGCGAATACCAGATCAACGGCGACACCTGCCGCCTCCTGGACATCCAGGAACTCCTCAGCGACTCCGGTATCGGCCGCGAGATGCACGTCATCGTCGGTCAGGGCCAGCTCGACTCCGTCCTCCACGCCGATCCCATGGGCCGCCGCGCCCTGATCGAAGAGGCGGCAGGCGTCCTGAAGCACCGCAAACGCAAGGAGAAGGCGCTGCGGAAGCTCGACGCGATGCGGGCCAACCTCGCCCGCGTCCAGGACCTCGCCGACGAGCTGCGCCGCCAGCTCAAGCCCCTCGGACGGCAGGCCGCCGTCGCCCGCCGCGCCGCCGTCATCCAGGCCGAGCTGCGCGACGCGCGGCTGCGGCTCCTCGCCGACGACCTCGTACGCCTCAGGGAAGCGCTGGCCGCCGAACTCGCCGACGAAGCCGCCCTCAAGGAGCGCAAGGAGCGGGCCGAGGCCGAGCTCGGGGAAGCCGCCGCGCGCGAGGCAGCCCTGGAGGAGGAGGTGCGGCGGCTCGCGCCCCGCCACCAGCGCGCCCAGCACACCTGGTACGAGCTGTCGCGGCTCGCCGAGCGGGTGCGCGGCACGATCTCCCTGGCGGACGCCCGCGTCAGGAGCGCCACCGACCGGCCCGTCGAGGAACGCCGGGGCCGCGACCCCGAGGACCTGGAGCGCGAGGCCGCCCGCGTACGGGAACAGGAGGCGGAGCTGACCGCCGCGCTGGAGGCCGCCGAGCGGGCCCTGGAGGACACCGTCGCCCACCGCGCCGAACTGGAGCGGGCCCTCGCCGCCGAGGAGCGCCGCCTCAGGGACGCCGCCCGCGCCATCGCCGACCGCCGCGAGGGCCTCGCCCGCCTCACCGGCCAGGTCGGCGCCGCCCGCTCCCGCGCGGCCGCCGCCCAGGCCGAGATCGACCGGCTGACCGCCGCGCACGACGAGGCCCGCGAGCGCGCCGCCGCCGCGCAGGAGGAGTACGAACGGCTCCAGGCGGAGGTCGACGGCCTCGACGCCGACGACGCCGGACTCGCCACCGCCCACGAGGCCGCCAAGCGGGACCTGGCCGAGGCCGAGGCACAGGTCACCGCCGCCCGCGAGGCCGCCACCGACGCCGAACGCCGCCGCGCGGCCACCCGCGCCCGGCACGACGCCCTCGCCCTCGGCCTGCGCCGCAAGGACGGCACCGGCGCGCTCCTCGACGCGGCCGACCGGCTCACCGGCCTCCTCGGGCCCGCCGCCGGACTGCTCACCGTCGAACCCGGCCACGAGGCCGCGCTCGCCACGGCACTGGGCGCCGCCGCCGACGCCCTCGCCGTGACCGGCCCGGCGACCGCCGCCGAGGCCATCCACCTGCTCCGCAAACAGGACGCCGGCCGCGCCACCCTGCTGATCGCGGCCGGCCCGGACACGCCGGGACCGCGGGACGACGAGCGCCCCGCCCTCCCCGAAGGCGCCGTCCACGCCGTCGACCTGGTGCGCGGCCCCGACGACCTGATGCCCGCCGTACGGCGGCTGCTGCGGGACGTCGTGGTCGTCGGCACCCTCCAGGACGCCGAGCACCTGGTGCGCGCCCGCCCCGGGCTCACCGCCGTCACCGGCGACGGCGACCTGCTGGCCGCCCACCTCGCGCACGGCGGCTCCGCCGGGGCGCCCAGCCTCCTGGAGGTCCAGGCGTCCGTCGACGAGGCCGCCGCCGAGCTGGCCGACCTGGCCGTACGGTGCGACGAGCTCGCCGAGCGGCAGGAACAGGCCGCGGAACAGCGCCGGGCCCGCGCCGCCCGCGTGGAGGAGCTGGCGGAGCGGCGCAGGGCCGCCGACCGGGAGAAGTCGGCCGTCGCCCAGCGCCTCGGGCGGCTCGCCGGGCAGGCCAGGGGCGCGGCGGGCGAGGCCGAACGCGCCGCCGCCGCGGTCGCCCGCGCCCAGGAGGCCCTCGACCGGGCGGCCGAGGAGGCCGAGGAGCTGGCCGAGCGGCTGCTCGTCGCGCAGGAGGCCCCCGCCGACGACGAGCCCGACACCTCCGTACGGGACCGGCTCTCGGCCGACGGCGCCAACGCCCGCCAGACCGAGATGGAAGCCCGCCTCCAGCTGCGCACCCACGAGGAACGCGTCAAGGCCCTCGCCGGACGCGCCGACTCCCTCGACCGCGCCGCCCGCGCCGAACGCGAGGCCCGCGCCCGCGCCGAACAGCGCCGCGCCCGGCTGCGCCACGAGGCGGAGGTCGCCCGGGCCGTCGCCTCCGGCGCCCGGCAGCTGCTCGCGCACATCGAGGTGTCCCTCGTACGCGCCGAAGAGGAACGGTCCGCCGCCGAGACCGCCAAGGCCGCCCGCGAACAGGACCTGGCCGCCGCCCGCGCCCGGGGCCGGGACCTCAAGGCCGAGCTGGACAAGCTGACCGACTCGGTGCACCGCGGGGAGGTGCTCGGCGCCGAGAAGCGGCTGCGCATCGAGCAACTGGAGGCCCGGGCCCTGGAGGAGCTGGGCGTGGACCCCGCCGCGCTCGTCGCCGAGTACGGCCCCGACCAGCCCGTACCGCCTCCGCCCAACGCCGACGGCGAACCGCGCCGCGAGGACGGCGAACCGCACGACGCCGGCGAACCGCACGACGGACCGGACGGGGCGCCGGGCCGGCCCTTCGTACGCGCCGAGCAGGAGAAGCGGCTCAAGGCCGCCGAACGGGCGTACCAGCAGCTCGGAAAGGTGAATCCGCTCGCCCTTGAGGAATTCGCGGCGCTGGAGGCGCGGCACAAGTTCCTCGCCGAGCAGCTGGACGACCTGAAGAAGACCCGCGCGGACCTCCTGCGGGTGGTGAAGGAGGTGGACGAGCGGGTGGAGCAGGTCTTCACGGAGGCGTTCTCGGACACGGCCCGCGAGTTCGAGGGTGTCTTCGCGCGGCTGTTCCCGGGCGGCGAGGGGCGGCTCGTCCTGACCGACCCGGACAACATGCTGACCACCGGCGTGGACGTCGAGGCGCGGCCGCCGGGCAAGAAGGTCAAGCGGCTGTCGCTGCTGTCCGGCGGCGAGCGGTCGCTGACGGCCGTCGCGATGCTCGTGTCCATCTTCAAGGCGCGGCCGAGCCCCTTCTACGTGATGGACGAGGTCGAGGCCGCGCTGGACGACACGAACCTCCAGCGGCTCATCCGGATCATGCAGGAGCTCCAGGAGAGCTCGCAGCTGATCGTCATCACCCACCAGAAGCGGACCATGGAGGTCGCGGACGCGCTCTACGGGGTGTCGATGCGGGGCGACGGGGTATCGAAGGTCGTGAGCCAGAGGCTCCACTGA